The genomic interval ATGGTCACCAGTGCCAGGAGCACGGCCAAGGCTCTGTTCTGCAAAGCGGTTTCGTTCATGAAGGATCCTCAAGTGTCCTGAACGTTAGTGCGCGGCACAGGGGTAAAAGTGCCGTCGCGCCGTTGATTCAGGTCAATGCCAGCAAAACCGCCAAACCTTAGCATCCAGGCCTTTTGCCCCGGTGCGCACATGACCCCTCCCGCCAAGCCCGAACTGCTGGCCCCCGCTGGCACCCTCAAGACAATGCGCTACGCCTTCGCCTACGGCGCCGACGCCGTCTATGCCGGCCAACCACGCTACAGCCTGCGGGTGCGCAACAACGAATTCGACCACGCCAACCTGGCGCTGGGCATCCAGGAGGCTCATGCCCTGGGCAAGCGTTTCTACGTGGTAATCAACATCGCCCCGCACAATGCCAAGCTGAAAACCTTCCTCAAGGACCTCGCACCGGTGATCGCGATGGCGCCGGATGCGCTGATCATGTCCGACCCCGGCCTGATCATGCTGGTGCGCCAGCACTACCCACAGATGCCGGTGCATTTGTCGGTGCAGGCCAACACCGTCAACTGGGCGAGCGTGCAGTTCTGGCAACAGCTGGGGCTGAGCCGGGTGATCCTGTCGCGAGAGCTGTCGCTCGAAGAGATTGAAGACATCCGCCACCACGTGCCGGACATGGAACTGGAAGTGTTCGTCCACGGTGCCCTGTGCATGGCCTACTCTGGCCGCTGCCTGCTGTCGGGCTACCTCAACAAGCGTGACGCCAACCAAGGCACCTGCACCAATGCTTGCCGCTGGAAGTACGACGCCACGCCGGCCAGCGAGGATGCTACCGGCGACATCGTGCGCGAAGTGCAACCGACCCTGGGGCTCGGTGCCCCAACCGATCAGGTCTTCCTGCTGCAGGAAAGCAACCGCCCAGAGGAAGCGATGCCGGCGTTCGAGGACGAGCACGGCACCTACATCATGAACGCCAAGGACCTGCGCGCCATCCAGCACGTCGAACGGCTGGCCAGCATGGGCGTGCACTCGCTGAAAATCGAAGGCCGCACCAAGTCGCACTTCTACTGCGCCCGCGCGGTGCAGTCCTACCGCCAGGCCATCGACGACGCCGTGGCAGGCCGGCCTTTCGACCGCGCCCTGATGGGCAACCTCGAATCCCTGGCGCAGCGCGGCTACACCGAAGGCTTCCTGCGCCGGCATGTGCACGATGAGTACCAGAACTACCAGCGTGGCAACTCGGTGTCTGACCGCCAGCAGTTCGTCGGCGAACTGACCGGCGCGCGTGTGGACGGCCTGGCTGAGATCAAGGTCAAGAACCGCTTCGCCGTGGGCGACCACTTGGAGCTGATGACCCCGCGCGGCAACTACCATTTCGACCTGCACCGCCTGTGCGACCGCCAGCAGCAGGCCATCGAGGTAGCTCCGGGTGACGGCCATGTGGTGTACCTGCCGATTCCGGAGCAGGTCCCGCTGGAGTACGGCCTGCTGATGCGTGACCTGCGCCACGACGAGGCCGCCGCCTGACAACGCTGTAATGCGCAGCTCAGCTGGCTGACAGCCAGCAACGGCCAACATCAAGGCTCTCTCGCATGAGGCCACGCCATGTTGCGCAACCCCTCCCGCCGTACCTTCGTCAAAGGCCTGGGCGCCGCCACTACGCTGGCGGGCCTGGGGCTTTGGCGGCCACTGGCCCAGGCCGCCGACGGCCGCGACCTGGCCGGCCAGCACTTCGAGCTGTCGGTCGGCCAGACCGCAGTCAACATCACCGGCCGCCCGCGCACCGCCCTGACCGTCAACGACAGCCTACCCGGCCCGCTGCTGCGCTGGCGCGAAGGTGACACCGTCAGCCTGCGCGTGCGTAACCGCCTCGCCCAAAGCACCTCGATCCATTGGCATGGCATCCTCCTGCCGGCCAACATGGACGGTGTGCCAGGCCTGAGCTTTGCCGGTATCGAGCCCGGCGGCGACTACCTTTACCAGTTCACCCTGCGCCAAAGCGGCACCTACTGGTACCACAGCCATTCCGGGCTGCAGGAGCAGGCCGGGGTGTATGGGGCGATCGTGATCGAACCCCGCGAACCCGAGGCGCATCAGTACCAGCGTGACCATGTGCTGCTGTTCAGCGACTGGTCGGACCAGCCCCCTGAACAGCTCTTGGCGACCCTGAAAAAACAGTCCGACGCTTTCAACTACCACAAACGTACGCTCGGCGATTTCATCAATGACGTGGCCGACCATGGCTGGAGCACCACCGTCGCCGAGCGCATGAGCTGGGCCCGCATGCGCATGAGCCCCACGGACCTGGCCGATGTCAGCGCAGCCACCTACAGCTACTTGCTCAATGGCCAACCACCGAATGGCAACTTCACCTGCCTGTTCCAGCCGGGCGAAACCGTGCGCCTGAGGCTAATCAACGCCTCGGCCATGACCTATTTCGACTTCCGTATCCCCGGCCTGACACTGACGGTGATCGCCGCCGACGGCCTGCCGGTGACACCCGTGAGCGTGGACGAACTGCGCATCGCCGTGGCCGAAACCTACGACGTGCTGGTGACCGTCGGCGACCTGCCCGCCTACACACTGTATGCCCAGAGCATGGACCGCAGTGGCTACGCGCGCGGCACCCTGGCCCGCGCCAACGGCCTGCAGGCCCCCGTGCCGCAACCCGACCCGCGCCCCGTACTGAGCATGGCCGACATGGGCCACAGCGCCATGGCAGGCATGGACCACAGCAACATGGCAGGCATGGACCATTCCAGCATGGCCACCCTGCAGCAACACCCACCCAGCGAAACCGGCAACCCACTGGTGGACATGCAGACCATGGCCCCACAGCCCAACCTCGCCGACCCAGGCATCGGCCTGCGCGGCAACGGCAGGCGCGTGCTGACCTACGCCGACCTGCGCAGCCCTTACCCCGACCCGGATGGCCGCGAACCCTCACGCGACATCGAGCTGCACCTGACCGGCCACATGGAGCGCTTTGCCTGGTCGTTCGACGGGGTCAAGTTCAGCGATGCCGAACCGTTGCGCCTGGCCTATGGCGAGCGGGTGCGCATCACCTTGGTCAACGACACCATGATGACCCACCCCATCCACCTGCATGGCATGTGGAGCGACCTGGAAGACGAACAGGGGCGCTTTCTGGTGCGCAAGCACACCGTCGACATCCCGCCTGGCAGCCGCCGCAGCTACCGAGTTACTGCCGACGCCCTGGGCCGCTGGGCCTACCACTGCCATTTGCTCTACCACATGGAGACCGGCATGTTCCGCGAGGTACGCGTCGATGAATGAGCTCAATAGCCGTCGCATCGTCACCGGTGTGGCCCTGGTGGCGCTGCTCGCCAGTGAACGCGCCATGGCCGCCGGCCTGCAGCACAGGGGCCACGGCGCCATGCCCATGGACCACAGCCAGATGAACCACGCAACGCCGCCTGCGCAACCACCGCGTACGCCGCTGCCGGTGCTCAGTGACGCCGACCGTCGCGCAGCCTTTCCGCCGCTTCCAGGGCACCAGGTGCATGACCGGGCGCTGAACGGGGCGGTGATCGTCGACCAGCTTGAATACCAGCACTTCGACAGCAGCGGCGCGTTGAACTGGAACGCAAACGCCTGGGTCGGCGGCGACATCGACCGCCTGTGGCTGCGCAGCGAAGGCGAACGCGAGCAGGGCAAAACCCACAAGGCCGAACTGCAGGCGCTCTGGGGCCACGCCATCAGCCCTTGGTGGGAACTGGTCGGCGGCCTGCGCCAAGACTTCAAGCCCGCCAGCGGCCAGGCCTGGGCCGCCTTCGGTATCCAGGGGACGCCGCTGTATGGCGTTGAGCTGGAGGCCACTGCCTACGTCGGCGAGCGGCAACAGACCGCGCTGCGCCTGGAAGCCGCTTACGCTATGCTGCTGACCAACCGCTGGGTACTCGAACCCACCCTGGAAGCGAACGTTTTTGGCCGCGACGATAGGCGCCGCGAGCAAGGCACGGGGCTGGCCGACAGCGAAATCGGCCTGCGCCTGCGCTATGAAATCAGCCGTGGTTTCGCGCCGTACGTCGGGGTCAGTTTCAATCGCTTGCACGGCGACCGCGCCGACCAGGCCCGCGAAGACGGCGAAGACACCGGCCAGACCCGCCTGGTGGCCGGTATCCGCCTGCGTTTCTAAAGGAGTGTTTCACCATGCTGCACAAACACCTGCTGACCCTCGGTCTGCTGGCTATCACTGGCCTGGCCCAGGCCGCCGAGGCCATCGATGTCTACCGCGACCCCAACTGCGGCTGCTGCAAGGCCTGGATCAGCCACCTGCGCGACAACGGCTTCACCGTCAACGACCACGTCGAACCGAACATGAGCGCAGTCAAGCAACGCCTGGGCGTGGCACCGCGCCTGGCGTCATGCCATACCGGGGTGATCGACGGCAAGTTCGTCGAAGGCCATGTGCCAGCCGAACAGGTCCGCTTGCTGGCCAAACGCAGCGACCTCAAGGGCCTGGCCGTCCCCGGCATGCCCATGGGCTCGCCGGGCATGGAAATGGGTGACCACAAAGACGCTTACCAGGTCATCGGTGTGACCCAGGATGGCCAGGACACCGTGGTCGCCAACTACTGATGCTCAGCGAGTGGGCGCTGTTCTTCAGCGCCTTCGGCGCCGCCACCCTGTTGCCGTTGCAATCGGAGGCCGTGCTGGTTGGTTTGCTGCTGCGCCAGCCCGACGCTTGGCCGACCTTGTTGCTGGTGGCCACCTTGGGCAATGTGCTTGGCTCAGTGGTCAACTGGGTATTGGGCCGGGCCATCGAGCACCTGCGTGACAAGCGGTGGTTCCCGTTCAGCGCCCGCCAGCTCGAACGCGCGCAACAACGCTACCAGCGCTGGGGGCAGTGGTCGCTGCTGCTGAGCTGGATGCCAGTGATCGGCGACCCGCTGACCCTGATCGCGGGGATCATGCGTGAGCCCTTCTGGCGCTTTATGCTGCTGGTGACCCTGGCCAAGGCCGGCCGTTACGCCGTGGTGGCGATGATCACCCTGGGCTGGTTTCACGCCTGGTAACACCTTTGCCGCTTCAGGCGGTCAACTGGCTGATACAGTCGCCTATTCCTACACGGCCCTACACGGAGTGCCCCCATGCTGCGCGCAACCGCCCTGGCCCTTGCCTGCCTTGTCGGCGGCCCGGCCCTTGCTGCCGAGTCGCCCACCTACGGCAAACAACTCGAAGGGTTCAGCTACCCTCATCCGCTCAAGCATTTCGACTTCAGCTCCCAGGGCCAAGCCCTGCAGATGGGCTACATGGACGTACCCGCCCAAGGCCAGGCCAATGGCCACAGCGTGGTGCTGATGCATGGCAAGAACTTCTGCGCCGCGACCTGGGAAACCACCATCAATGCCCTGAGCAAAGCCGGCTACCGGGTCATCGCCCCGGACCAGATCGGCTTCTGCACCTCAAGCAAACCTGCGTATTACCAGTACAGCTTCCAGCAATTGGCGCATAACACCCACGCCTTGCTCGACCAGCTGGGCGTAAAGCAGGCCATTGTGCTTGGCCACTCCACCGGCGGCATGCTCGCGACCCGCTATGCGCTGATGTACCCGCAGCAAGTCGAACGCCTGGCGATGGTCAACCCGATTGGCCTGGAAGACTGGAAGGCCCTGGGCGTCCCCTACCGTACGGTGGACCAGTGGTATGCACGGGAGCTCAAGCTCGATGCCGCCGGGGTGCGTGAGTATGAGCGCAAGACCTATTACGCCGGGCGCTGGAAGCCGGAGTATGAGCGCTGGGTACAGATGCTGGTGGGCCTCAACCAAGGGCCGGGGCATGAAGCAGTGGCGTGGAACTCGGCGTTGATCTACGACATGATTTTCACCCAGCCGGTGTACCACGAGTTCAAGGACCTGAAGATGCCGACCCTGTTGCTGATCGGTGATCAGGACACCACGGCCATCGGCAGCGACATCGCGCCGCCAGAGGTCAAGGCACGTTTGGGCAAATACCAGGTGCTGGGGCCGCAAGTGGCCAAGCTGATCCCCCAGGGTGAACTGGTGACGTTCGAGGGTATGGGCCACGCGCCGCAGATCGAAGAGCCGGTGCGGTTCAACCGAACGCTGATCGAGTGGTTGGGGCGCTGAGTCGGCTAGCCCCCAACCTACTGAGCGGGCGCAACTGCCTTGGGCAAAATCTAAACTTATGCGCGATCACTGTGGGAGCGGGCTTAGCCGAAGCGTTGCAACTGCATCTCGCGTAAGCGGCTCAAGGTGCGTTGATACGGGAACGCCAAGTACCCTTGGGTATAAAGCGCGTCAAGCGGCACCTGCGCCTCCAGGTACAACGCCACCCGGCGGTCGTAGCATTCGTCGACCAGGGCAATGAACCGGCGCACCGCATCGTCCTTGGGCGACAGCGCCGGCAGCTCCCGGTCTCCTGCCGCGACCCGCGCCGCGCCATCCTCGGTACCGCGGGCAATCCGCCCGGCCCGTTGCTCGCCACCTAACGCTGGTACGCCTTCCAGCAGAATC from Pseudomonas kermanshahensis carries:
- the yegQ gene encoding tRNA 5-hydroxyuridine modification protein YegQ — encoded protein: MTPPAKPELLAPAGTLKTMRYAFAYGADAVYAGQPRYSLRVRNNEFDHANLALGIQEAHALGKRFYVVINIAPHNAKLKTFLKDLAPVIAMAPDALIMSDPGLIMLVRQHYPQMPVHLSVQANTVNWASVQFWQQLGLSRVILSRELSLEEIEDIRHHVPDMELEVFVHGALCMAYSGRCLLSGYLNKRDANQGTCTNACRWKYDATPASEDATGDIVREVQPTLGLGAPTDQVFLLQESNRPEEAMPAFEDEHGTYIMNAKDLRAIQHVERLASMGVHSLKIEGRTKSHFYCARAVQSYRQAIDDAVAGRPFDRALMGNLESLAQRGYTEGFLRRHVHDEYQNYQRGNSVSDRQQFVGELTGARVDGLAEIKVKNRFAVGDHLELMTPRGNYHFDLHRLCDRQQQAIEVAPGDGHVVYLPIPEQVPLEYGLLMRDLRHDEAAA
- a CDS encoding copper resistance system multicopper oxidase, whose translation is MLRNPSRRTFVKGLGAATTLAGLGLWRPLAQAADGRDLAGQHFELSVGQTAVNITGRPRTALTVNDSLPGPLLRWREGDTVSLRVRNRLAQSTSIHWHGILLPANMDGVPGLSFAGIEPGGDYLYQFTLRQSGTYWYHSHSGLQEQAGVYGAIVIEPREPEAHQYQRDHVLLFSDWSDQPPEQLLATLKKQSDAFNYHKRTLGDFINDVADHGWSTTVAERMSWARMRMSPTDLADVSAATYSYLLNGQPPNGNFTCLFQPGETVRLRLINASAMTYFDFRIPGLTLTVIAADGLPVTPVSVDELRIAVAETYDVLVTVGDLPAYTLYAQSMDRSGYARGTLARANGLQAPVPQPDPRPVLSMADMGHSAMAGMDHSNMAGMDHSSMATLQQHPPSETGNPLVDMQTMAPQPNLADPGIGLRGNGRRVLTYADLRSPYPDPDGREPSRDIELHLTGHMERFAWSFDGVKFSDAEPLRLAYGERVRITLVNDTMMTHPIHLHGMWSDLEDEQGRFLVRKHTVDIPPGSRRSYRVTADALGRWAYHCHLLYHMETGMFREVRVDE
- a CDS encoding copper resistance protein B — protein: MNELNSRRIVTGVALVALLASERAMAAGLQHRGHGAMPMDHSQMNHATPPAQPPRTPLPVLSDADRRAAFPPLPGHQVHDRALNGAVIVDQLEYQHFDSSGALNWNANAWVGGDIDRLWLRSEGEREQGKTHKAELQALWGHAISPWWELVGGLRQDFKPASGQAWAAFGIQGTPLYGVELEATAYVGERQQTALRLEAAYAMLLTNRWVLEPTLEANVFGRDDRRREQGTGLADSEIGLRLRYEISRGFAPYVGVSFNRLHGDRADQAREDGEDTGQTRLVAGIRLRF
- a CDS encoding DUF411 domain-containing protein, with amino-acid sequence MLHKHLLTLGLLAITGLAQAAEAIDVYRDPNCGCCKAWISHLRDNGFTVNDHVEPNMSAVKQRLGVAPRLASCHTGVIDGKFVEGHVPAEQVRLLAKRSDLKGLAVPGMPMGSPGMEMGDHKDAYQVIGVTQDGQDTVVANY
- a CDS encoding YqaA family protein, translated to MLSEWALFFSAFGAATLLPLQSEAVLVGLLLRQPDAWPTLLLVATLGNVLGSVVNWVLGRAIEHLRDKRWFPFSARQLERAQQRYQRWGQWSLLLSWMPVIGDPLTLIAGIMREPFWRFMLLVTLAKAGRYAVVAMITLGWFHAW
- a CDS encoding alpha/beta fold hydrolase is translated as MLRATALALACLVGGPALAAESPTYGKQLEGFSYPHPLKHFDFSSQGQALQMGYMDVPAQGQANGHSVVLMHGKNFCAATWETTINALSKAGYRVIAPDQIGFCTSSKPAYYQYSFQQLAHNTHALLDQLGVKQAIVLGHSTGGMLATRYALMYPQQVERLAMVNPIGLEDWKALGVPYRTVDQWYARELKLDAAGVREYERKTYYAGRWKPEYERWVQMLVGLNQGPGHEAVAWNSALIYDMIFTQPVYHEFKDLKMPTLLLIGDQDTTAIGSDIAPPEVKARLGKYQVLGPQVAKLIPQGELVTFEGMGHAPQIEEPVRFNRTLIEWLGR